The Persephonella sp. genome segment TCAAGTCCAATTTCCCTCTGGACTATATATGATTTTTTGTCTCTAAAAACATACTCAATAGGGTCTTCAATGGTAATAATAACATCTTCCATATTCTGATTTCTATAATCAATCATTGCAGCAAGGGTTGTTGATTTACCTGTTCCTGTAGGACCTGTAACAAGGACCAGACCCCTCCTTTCAAGAGCAATTTCTGATAGCTTTGGAGGAAGATTAAGTTCTTCAAAGGAAGGAATTTTTGTTTTTAAAATTCTGAAGGCAAATGCGTAAGTTCCCCTCTGTCTGTATATATTTACCCTGAATCTGCTTACCTTTGGAATAGAGTAAGATATATCCAGTTCTCCTTTCTTAATCAGTTCTGCCTTTTTAACTTCGCTTTTTACAACTTGATTTATAAAATTAACAACATCCTGTTCTGTTATTTTCCCAAATTCCTCAATATTTACCAGTTTCCTGTTTATCCTGAAAATCGGGTATCTCCCAATCTTTAGGTGTATATCTGTAGCATTGCTATTAACTGCTTTTGTTAAAACTTCATTGAGCTCCACCTGTGATAGCCTCCCTTATTTTCTGTTCAATTTCTTCCTTTATTTCAGGATTTTCTTTTAAAAATTCTCTGGCTTTTTCCCTTCCCTGTCCAATCTTCATATCTCCGTAAGAATACCATGCACCGCTTTTCTTGATAATTCCCAGTTCTTCTCCAAGGTCAAGGATTTCTCCTTCTTTAGAAATACCTTCCCCATAGATAACATCAAATTCTGCTTCTTTAAATGGGGGAGCCAGTTTATTTTTAACAACTTTTACTTTTACTCTGCTTCCTACCTTTTCGCCGGCGTCTTTTATATCTTTTTTCCGGACCTCAAGTCTCATATCTGCAAAGAATTTGATAGCCCTTCCACCTGTTGTTGTTTCAGAGTTCCCAAACATTACTCCGACTTTTTCTCTTATCTGATTTATAAGGACTAAGGCTGTATTTGATTTGTTTACTGCCCCTTTTAAAACCCTCATTGCTTTAGACATCAGTCTTGCGTGAAGCCCTACATTTGAGTCTTCAATATCTCCTTCTAATTCTGCCTTTGGAACCAGTGCTGCAACAGAGTCAATAATTACAACATCTACAGCACCACTTCTGATGAGTGTTTCTGCAATCTCAAGAGCTTGTTCACCGTAGTCTGGCTGTGAAACAATCAAATCTTCTATATTAACTCCGATTGCCTTTGCATATTTAGGGTCAAATGCGTGTTCTGCATCTATAAAAACGGCTTTACCACCTCTTTTTTGAGCTTCTGCTATCAGGTGCAGTGTAAGGGTTGTTTTTCCGGAGGATTCGGGTCCGTATATTTCTGTGACTCTTCCCCTTGGTATTCCTCCGATACCTGTTGC includes the following:
- the recA gene encoding recombinase RecA produces the protein MEETINQKELEAKRKALESALAQIEKRFGKGSVMTLSDEAVKSVEAIPSGSLTLDLATGIGGIPRGRVTEIYGPESSGKTTLTLHLIAEAQKRGGKAVFIDAEHAFDPKYAKAIGVNIEDLIVSQPDYGEQALEIAETLIRSGAVDVVIIDSVAALVPKAELEGDIEDSNVGLHARLMSKAMRVLKGAVNKSNTALVLINQIREKVGVMFGNSETTTGGRAIKFFADMRLEVRKKDIKDAGEKVGSRVKVKVVKNKLAPPFKEAEFDVIYGEGISKEGEILDLGEELGIIKKSGAWYSYGDMKIGQGREKAREFLKENPEIKEEIEQKIREAITGGAQ